One genomic region from Microcystis panniformis FACHB-1757 encodes:
- a CDS encoding DUF6464 family protein: MIRITFVFILALFPSLLSLWLINRSQQRLSNRLRGIRYRHEYSTVIASDFLSIPPGTENKPAFIGDLSCRFNAYSPHLRCAVNPPGPCEGCRQYEAKTGTV; the protein is encoded by the coding sequence GTGATCAGGATAACCTTTGTTTTTATCCTCGCTCTCTTTCCCTCTCTGCTTAGTCTCTGGTTAATTAACCGATCCCAACAGAGATTAAGCAACCGTTTGAGAGGGATTCGCTATCGTCACGAATACAGCACGGTGATTGCCAGTGATTTTTTGTCAATCCCTCCAGGGACAGAAAATAAACCGGCCTTTATCGGTGATCTTAGTTGTCGTTTTAATGCCTATTCCCCCCACTTGCGTTGTGCGGTTAATCCCCCGGGTCCTTGTGAAGGTTGTCGGCAGTACGAAGCTAAAACTGGCACAGTATAA
- a CDS encoding TIGR04282 family arsenosugar biosynthesis glycosyltransferase gives MDWRQQLIIFTRYPELGKVKTRMIPALAAEGAEELHRKLAEYTLSKLAGLRNFLSLIIYYHGGSEEKMRTWLGVHYSYHAQRGKDLGEKMQNAFADGFAQGMTAIAIIGTDCPEIGEKEILAAFEALKTHDMVLGPALDGGYYLIALKQVFPELFDGIPWGTGEVLAKTQTIAAKLALKTAYLPKLADIDRPEDLPILKKYLPELRLNDDGGSHAD, from the coding sequence GTGGACTGGAGACAACAACTAATTATTTTTACCCGTTACCCGGAATTGGGGAAAGTAAAAACCCGTATGATTCCAGCTTTGGCAGCCGAGGGAGCCGAAGAATTGCACCGCAAACTGGCCGAATATACTCTCAGTAAATTAGCGGGTTTGAGGAATTTTCTCTCTCTGATCATTTACTACCATGGCGGCAGCGAGGAAAAAATGCGTACTTGGTTAGGTGTGCATTATTCCTATCATGCTCAACGGGGAAAAGACTTAGGAGAAAAGATGCAAAATGCTTTTGCCGATGGTTTTGCTCAAGGGATGACAGCGATCGCTATTATTGGCACAGATTGCCCAGAAATCGGGGAAAAAGAGATTTTAGCAGCCTTTGAAGCCCTAAAAACCCACGATATGGTTTTAGGGCCGGCGTTAGATGGAGGATACTACCTAATTGCTTTAAAACAGGTCTTTCCAGAGCTTTTTGACGGTATTCCCTGGGGGACGGGGGAAGTCTTGGCAAAAACTCAGACAATCGCCGCTAAACTGGCCTTAAAGACCGCTTATCTGCCTAAATTAGCCGATATTGATCGCCCGGAAGACCTGCCCATCTTAAAAAAATACCTGCCAGAATTAAGGTTGAACGATGACGGGGGTTCCCATGCGGACTAA
- a CDS encoding type II toxin-antitoxin system Phd/YefM family antitoxin — protein MTTVELKQAKNQLNELLEAVLKGEEIIITENNEPVVKLSPVKLAKKPPLQPRSAAGKVVIADDFDAPLTDFEDDQ, from the coding sequence ATGACTACAGTTGAATTAAAACAAGCAAAAAATCAACTTAATGAGTTATTGGAAGCTGTACTTAAAGGTGAAGAAATTATCATCACAGAAAATAATGAACCTGTAGTTAAATTAAGTCCTGTAAAGTTAGCCAAGAAACCACCGCTTCAACCGAGAAGTGCTGCGGGAAAAGTTGTGATAGCCGATGATTTTGATGCCCCTTTAACTGATTTTGAAGATGATCAATAA
- a CDS encoding L,D-transpeptidase: MAFKRNLTLLIIGLGLTCLPVYPAQANQISTVTPNTAANQTLATHLVLKLKERKVYVYQDKQLLAQFTVAVGKKGWETPTGKFEVRELVRNPVWKSPWTGKVSAPGPNSPLGERWIGFWSDGKNSIGFHGTPAENSLGRAASHGCVRMRNRDVKVLFDLVRMGTPVIVQP, translated from the coding sequence ATGGCGTTCAAACGAAATTTGACCCTCTTAATCATCGGATTAGGATTAACTTGTTTACCCGTATATCCGGCCCAAGCTAACCAAATCAGCACCGTCACCCCGAATACGGCAGCCAATCAAACTCTCGCTACCCATCTGGTCCTGAAACTGAAAGAGAGAAAAGTTTACGTTTATCAAGATAAGCAACTTTTAGCACAATTTACCGTCGCCGTCGGCAAAAAAGGCTGGGAAACCCCCACCGGTAAATTTGAAGTGCGGGAATTAGTTCGCAATCCCGTCTGGAAAAGTCCTTGGACGGGAAAAGTCAGCGCTCCCGGTCCCAATAGTCCCCTAGGGGAAAGATGGATCGGTTTTTGGAGTGACGGCAAAAATTCCATCGGTTTTCACGGCACCCCTGCGGAAAATTCCCTCGGTCGCGCTGCTTCCCATGGTTGTGTGCGGATGCGGAATCGGGATGTGAAAGTGTTGTTTGATTTAGTCCGCATGGGAACCCCCGTCATCGTTCAACCTTAA
- the speD gene encoding adenosylmethionine decarboxylase: MTKLGTHLIVDAWQVPADLLNDPERIRRAILDGITAGEATLIDLCVHQFSPHGVTATATLAESHIAIHTWPEHGYFAADLFFCGAGKPVVAMEILTKSLQAGEIKVRELTRGFPSSGAVYESKKEEPLKSSLVMA, from the coding sequence ATGACCAAACTGGGAACCCATTTGATTGTCGATGCTTGGCAAGTACCTGCTGACCTCCTCAACGATCCCGAGCGCATTCGTCGCGCTATCCTCGATGGAATTACGGCAGGAGAAGCAACGCTGATCGATTTGTGTGTCCACCAGTTCAGTCCCCACGGAGTTACCGCGACGGCGACTTTAGCTGAATCTCATATCGCGATCCACACCTGGCCTGAACACGGCTATTTCGCCGCCGATTTATTCTTCTGTGGTGCCGGTAAACCCGTGGTTGCCATGGAAATTTTGACCAAATCCCTGCAAGCAGGTGAGATTAAAGTCCGGGAACTAACCAGAGGATTCCCCAGTTCTGGGGCAGTTTATGAAAGCAAAAAGGAAGAACCCCTTAAGTCTTCCCTAGTTATGGCCTAA
- a CDS encoding adenine phosphoribosyltransferase produces the protein MDLKSLIRDIPDFPKPGIVFRDITTLLNHPQGLRYTIDTLTAKCRDYGLSPDYIVGMESRGFLFGVPLAYQLEAGFIPVRKPGKLPAAVHSIEYDLEYGSDSLEIHQDAVASHHKVLIVDDLIATGGTAKATADLLEKIGCEVLGFAFIIELIDLGGREKLPDLPIITIIDY, from the coding sequence ATGGATCTGAAATCACTGATTCGCGATATTCCCGACTTTCCCAAACCGGGTATTGTCTTCCGCGATATTACTACCCTACTCAATCATCCCCAAGGATTACGTTACACGATCGATACCCTAACGGCAAAGTGTCGCGATTACGGTTTATCCCCCGATTACATTGTCGGTATGGAATCGCGGGGTTTTCTCTTTGGGGTTCCTTTAGCATACCAGTTAGAAGCGGGATTTATTCCCGTCCGGAAACCGGGCAAATTACCCGCCGCCGTTCACAGTATCGAGTATGATTTGGAATACGGAAGCGATAGCCTCGAAATTCATCAGGACGCGGTGGCATCCCATCATAAAGTCTTAATTGTCGATGATTTAATTGCGACGGGAGGAACGGCAAAAGCAACGGCAGATTTATTAGAAAAAATTGGTTGTGAGGTGTTAGGATTTGCCTTTATCATCGAGTTAATCGACCTCGGTGGTCGGGAAAAATTACCCGATTTACCAATTATTACCATTATCGATTATTAG
- a CDS encoding DUF3038 domain-containing protein, translating into MTPTSLTPESTASAPEKPVILSVLPDFPIASQQCALHLQQHIDLMLLALESLEVGAGEALLALCKELGLDKIVKNRIIFWRLRCTNPWRISYTLDRLTLDQAKALVIIASYRAKPLAISIRQLLLARQQMESKGLPVDNNFLLSEYLERFRSNFRSRMNPRRAKVSVYLADENALNELALSLLDRLLFCTGTTGMQRFWISLFDGEIV; encoded by the coding sequence ATGACCCCTACTAGCCTAACGCCCGAATCTACAGCATCAGCCCCAGAAAAACCAGTTATTTTAAGCGTTTTACCCGATTTTCCGATTGCCAGTCAGCAATGCGCCCTACATCTCCAACAGCATATCGATTTAATGCTGTTAGCGTTGGAATCCTTAGAAGTCGGTGCCGGGGAGGCCCTGTTAGCCCTCTGTAAAGAACTAGGACTCGATAAAATTGTCAAAAACCGGATTATTTTCTGGCGCTTACGCTGTACTAATCCCTGGCGAATTTCCTACACCCTCGACCGTCTCACCCTTGACCAAGCAAAAGCTTTAGTTATCATTGCCAGTTATCGGGCCAAACCCCTAGCTATATCCATCCGACAATTACTGTTAGCGCGGCAACAGATGGAATCAAAAGGTTTACCCGTGGATAATAATTTTCTTTTATCAGAATACCTAGAAAGATTTCGCTCCAATTTTCGCAGTCGCATGAACCCCCGTCGGGCCAAAGTATCGGTTTATCTAGCCGATGAAAATGCTTTAAATGAACTGGCTTTATCCCTTCTCGATCGGTTATTATTTTGTACTGGTACGACGGGAATGCAGCGGTTTTGGATTAGTTTATTTGATGGGGAGATCGTGTAG
- a CDS encoding GNAT family N-acetyltransferase translates to MNYSIRAAVSTDVKAIFDLIVALAAYQELSHLMTGNSQALGEHLFGEKPYIEALVAEVEGKIVGFALFFANYSTFITKPGIYLEDIFVLPDYRSQGIGKALLMAVAKIAVARDAGLLEWTVLEWNQLAIDFYGKMGAKVFQEWQICRLTGTALTQLGNSDK, encoded by the coding sequence ATGAATTATTCCATCCGTGCTGCCGTTTCTACCGATGTCAAGGCTATTTTTGACTTAATTGTTGCCTTAGCGGCCTATCAAGAACTCAGCCATTTAATGACAGGAAATAGTCAAGCTTTAGGGGAGCATTTATTCGGAGAAAAACCCTACATCGAAGCATTGGTGGCGGAAGTAGAGGGTAAAATAGTCGGTTTTGCCCTATTTTTTGCTAACTATTCCACCTTTATAACTAAACCGGGGATTTACCTAGAAGATATCTTCGTTTTACCCGATTATCGCAGTCAAGGTATCGGGAAAGCTTTACTAATGGCTGTGGCTAAAATTGCCGTCGCTAGGGATGCGGGACTTTTAGAATGGACTGTCTTAGAGTGGAATCAACTGGCGATCGATTTTTATGGAAAAATGGGGGCTAAGGTCTTCCAAGAGTGGCAAATTTGTCGTCTCACCGGGACAGCTTTAACCCAATTGGGTAATAGTGATAAATAA
- a CDS encoding GDSL-type esterase/lipase family protein produces MPTLSRLPTKDKALIMTHPLKIVALGDSLVYGYGDPVGGGWAERLRRLWMESAGHALYNLGIRGDRVVQVSERLEQEFRLRGEIRNRLPDLILLSVGVNDTARLGRPDGRTYTDHDLFQTQIEHLLTRARSLCPVLFIGMIPVDERKMPFLDCFYFNHGDQYSFKETTKQACLEQNIPYLDLFDLWMDRGDLWCQERLMEDGLHPNVQGYQSILEDILNWSPLTSFVGVDSFIQPFTGIAQK; encoded by the coding sequence ATGCCAACTCTTTCTCGTTTACCTACTAAAGACAAAGCCCTAATTATGACCCATCCCCTCAAAATCGTCGCTTTAGGTGATAGCCTTGTGTATGGCTATGGCGACCCCGTGGGTGGCGGTTGGGCCGAGCGCCTACGTCGTTTGTGGATGGAAAGTGCTGGTCATGCCCTGTATAATTTGGGGATTCGCGGCGATCGAGTGGTACAAGTGTCCGAACGTTTAGAACAAGAATTTCGTCTCAGGGGGGAAATTCGCAATCGTCTCCCTGACCTGATCCTTCTCTCCGTCGGTGTTAATGATACAGCCCGCTTAGGCCGGCCCGATGGTCGTACTTATACCGACCACGATCTTTTTCAAACTCAAATCGAACATTTACTCACCCGGGCCCGTTCTCTTTGCCCGGTTTTGTTTATAGGCATGATTCCGGTGGATGAGCGGAAAATGCCCTTTTTAGATTGCTTTTACTTCAACCATGGCGATCAGTATAGTTTTAAGGAAACCACTAAACAAGCTTGTCTAGAACAAAATATTCCCTATCTCGATTTATTTGATCTCTGGATGGACCGGGGTGATCTGTGGTGTCAAGAAAGATTAATGGAAGATGGACTTCATCCCAATGTGCAAGGCTATCAATCAATTTTAGAGGATATTTTAAACTGGTCGCCCCTCACCTCCTTTGTCGGTGTGGATAGTTTTATTCAACCTTTCACAGGAATTGCACAAAAGTGA
- a CDS encoding DUF4335 domain-containing protein — MRRQYSLPNCTLILDGFGDDFARANPGDSRPLLSILTNVECRLIGANKVLQGGRVFLENLVQAVSQYAQEFLSGVRHPQDPVHEPDHVYLEKIDQNLHRLVWYPSTDLNIPESPVKIEISTVQLFDLIEAIDQFFADTRTLPDLTLKLQPVSRRYHKVNESVASRTVPFLAGLGSLVACALLFYLLPVPQVRKPENPPIPAASPSPTVPTNPVPPPR, encoded by the coding sequence ATGAGAAGACAGTATAGCTTGCCCAATTGTACCCTGATTCTCGATGGTTTCGGCGATGATTTCGCCCGAGCTAACCCCGGGGATAGCCGACCCTTACTCTCAATTTTGACTAACGTAGAATGTCGGTTAATCGGGGCCAATAAAGTCCTGCAAGGTGGTCGGGTTTTCTTGGAAAATTTGGTACAAGCGGTCAGTCAGTATGCCCAAGAATTTTTGAGTGGTGTTCGTCATCCCCAAGATCCCGTCCATGAACCAGATCATGTGTACCTAGAAAAGATTGACCAGAATCTCCATCGTCTGGTCTGGTATCCATCAACGGACTTGAATATCCCAGAAAGTCCGGTGAAGATAGAAATCAGTACCGTGCAGTTATTCGATTTAATAGAAGCGATTGACCAATTTTTTGCCGATACTCGCACTTTACCCGACCTAACCCTGAAATTACAGCCAGTTTCCCGTCGCTACCATAAGGTGAATGAATCGGTGGCCAGTCGAACAGTGCCTTTTTTGGCAGGATTAGGCAGTCTTGTCGCTTGCGCCCTACTTTTCTATCTGTTACCCGTCCCCCAAGTCCGTAAACCAGAAAATCCCCCCATTCCTGCCGCTTCTCCTAGTCCCACCGTCCCCACTAATCCTGTCCCCCCTCCTAGATAA
- a CDS encoding caspase, EACC1-associated type, whose translation MAKFALLIGVSEYSEGLHSISSATQDIEAMRRVLEHPDMGAFDQVTVLPNPDKGSMEKAVEVLFANRQKDDLVLLYFSGHGLKDQKARFFLSTRDTGRDQKGNFSLATALAATKLQEYITDSHSQRQIIILDCCFSGALVQGMPIKGELNIQEELGGRGRAILTSSSPIEYSFESEDNGLSIYTKYLVEGIETGAADQDGDQLISVNELHEYASERVKEAAPAMTPKFYLSLEGEDTIYLAKSPLAANDPKFKYRKIVEDIIKKWNDEDIKDYCFKEEDFSAADRAVLDATIDQLNLSPDEARTIETEVLKPLLQQRDNIKKYRNAFRKIIAAANHTPLKNKDGESLKKLQIIYGLRDEDIQVIEEEVRNEVYPITPTIPPITSPSAKIAQILHSIKTLKPQNFKLNLPVSIGIASIAVVSLFAIYRHNIITPLIPSDCPKQTGDFISEGEEVLNYSQSFNKKKGTEYFAQCDYQKALLRFKDAWQQDRLDPETLIYLNNALLEANKMPYYTIAVAVSIPKNQNDFNDDDGDSRANEMLRGVAQLQTKINLGLLNDNDPFLKYFPDQNFINKKAINGKGLKVVITNDENDELLAKKTASSLSQRPEILGVVGHYPSEMTVATVDIYNQNNLVLISPGSTTSELTKYPRKNFLRTVFSSDQQSPAIAKFLQEKSIKKVVGFYSEGSPFSESFFNSFKTIFTRPPFSGTVVKLDEFDLGNNFKAEEAIQELRRQKEEKITETIGLVLFPKAIGDAQGDAIRLIKLNNSQNWVIGSWGLRSSRTLEQINNLQPFQKFVIAVPWDSLTSPNQDFLKDAKILWTTTSVNAITALSYDATLALTKALEKANTPTRINILEQLKSLDFLVTKGATGTIQFDENGDRKKLDENGDRQNPSVEFVRIVECRTLSSDFAFVPIKYPTAKDAGLSCLNSPKKPSP comes from the coding sequence ATGGCAAAATTTGCTTTGTTAATTGGTGTGAGCGAGTATTCCGAAGGATTGCATTCAATTTCTAGCGCGACTCAAGACATTGAAGCAATGCGCCGAGTATTAGAGCATCCGGACATGGGAGCCTTTGATCAGGTTACAGTTTTGCCTAACCCAGACAAAGGGAGCATGGAAAAAGCAGTTGAGGTTTTATTTGCTAATCGACAGAAAGATGATTTGGTGCTTTTATATTTTTCTGGGCATGGACTTAAAGATCAAAAGGCTAGATTTTTTCTAAGTACAAGAGACACTGGGCGTGATCAGAAGGGAAATTTTTCTCTTGCAACAGCTTTAGCGGCAACTAAACTTCAAGAGTACATCACAGATAGTCATTCCCAAAGGCAGATAATTATTCTCGACTGCTGTTTTAGCGGAGCATTGGTTCAGGGAATGCCAATCAAAGGGGAACTTAACATTCAAGAGGAATTAGGAGGTAGAGGAAGGGCGATTTTGACCTCTTCTAGTCCAATTGAATATTCTTTTGAGTCGGAAGATAACGGTTTGTCCATCTATACAAAATATCTAGTTGAAGGAATTGAAACTGGTGCAGCAGATCAGGATGGTGATCAATTAATTTCTGTTAATGAATTGCATGAGTATGCCAGCGAACGAGTAAAGGAAGCTGCCCCGGCAATGACTCCCAAATTTTATCTTTCTCTTGAAGGAGAGGATACTATTTATTTAGCCAAATCTCCTCTTGCTGCTAATGATCCTAAATTTAAGTATCGTAAAATAGTTGAGGATATTATTAAAAAGTGGAATGATGAGGATATTAAAGATTATTGTTTTAAGGAGGAAGACTTTTCTGCTGCAGATAGGGCAGTTTTGGATGCAACAATAGATCAATTAAATCTCTCACCAGATGAAGCCAGAACGATTGAAACAGAAGTTCTTAAACCACTGCTACAGCAACGAGACAATATTAAGAAATATAGGAATGCGTTTCGGAAAATAATAGCTGCTGCTAATCATACTCCATTGAAAAACAAAGATGGAGAGAGTTTAAAGAAACTGCAAATTATCTATGGACTCAGGGATGAGGATATTCAGGTGATTGAAGAAGAAGTGCGAAATGAGGTTTATCCCATTACTCCGACGATTCCACCAATCACTTCGCCTTCTGCAAAAATTGCCCAAATTTTGCATTCTATAAAAACTTTAAAGCCCCAAAATTTCAAATTAAATCTGCCAGTTAGCATAGGAATAGCATCAATAGCAGTTGTAAGTTTATTTGCCATTTATCGCCATAATATTATTACTCCATTAATTCCATCGGATTGTCCAAAACAAACGGGAGACTTTATTAGTGAAGGAGAAGAAGTTCTTAATTACTCTCAATCGTTTAACAAGAAGAAAGGTACAGAATATTTTGCACAGTGTGATTATCAAAAAGCCCTGTTAAGATTTAAGGACGCATGGCAACAGGATAGGCTAGATCCAGAAACGTTAATTTACTTAAATAATGCTTTACTAGAAGCCAATAAAATGCCATATTACACGATTGCTGTTGCTGTTAGTATTCCCAAAAATCAAAATGACTTTAATGATGATGATGGTGATAGTCGAGCAAATGAAATGTTACGAGGAGTAGCGCAATTACAAACAAAAATTAATCTGGGACTTTTAAATGACAATGATCCATTCCTCAAGTATTTTCCAGATCAAAATTTTATCAACAAAAAAGCGATTAATGGTAAGGGATTAAAAGTTGTCATTACTAATGATGAAAATGACGAATTACTAGCCAAAAAGACAGCATCATCTCTTTCCCAGCGTCCTGAAATTTTAGGGGTTGTTGGTCACTATCCCAGTGAAATGACTGTGGCAACGGTGGATATTTATAATCAAAATAATTTAGTTTTGATTTCTCCCGGATCAACGACTAGCGAGCTTACTAAATACCCCAGAAAAAATTTCCTGCGAACTGTTTTTTCCAGCGATCAACAATCTCCTGCCATTGCAAAATTTTTGCAAGAAAAGTCTATTAAAAAAGTGGTGGGCTTTTATAGTGAAGGAAGTCCATTTAGTGAATCTTTTTTTAATAGTTTTAAAACTATTTTTACACGCCCTCCATTCTCTGGAACTGTAGTAAAATTAGATGAATTTGATCTCGGAAATAATTTTAAGGCAGAAGAAGCCATCCAAGAGTTACGACGACAGAAAGAAGAAAAAATAACAGAAACAATAGGGCTTGTACTATTCCCAAAAGCAATTGGCGATGCTCAAGGCGATGCAATTAGACTTATAAAACTTAATAATAGTCAAAATTGGGTTATCGGATCATGGGGACTTCGTAGTTCTCGTACCTTAGAACAAATTAACAACCTACAACCTTTTCAAAAGTTTGTTATTGCGGTTCCTTGGGATTCTTTAACCAGTCCTAACCAGGATTTTCTTAAGGATGCTAAAATTTTATGGACTACAACTTCTGTTAATGCAATAACGGCCCTATCCTATGATGCAACTCTTGCTCTAACAAAAGCTCTAGAAAAGGCAAATACTCCCACACGAATTAATATCCTTGAACAATTAAAGTCTCTTGATTTTCTTGTCACTAAAGGTGCAACTGGGACAATTCAATTCGATGAAAATGGCGATCGCAAGAAGTTGGATGAAAATGGCGATCGCCAAAATCCCTCCGTAGAATTTGTTCGCATTGTGGAGTGTCGGACACTAAGTTCAGATTTTGCTTTTGTCCCAATCAAGTATCCTACGGCTAAAGATGCTGGTTTATCCTGTTTAAACTCACCCAAAAAGCCTAGTCCCTAG
- a CDS encoding methylenetetrahydrofolate reductase, with protein MTTRLRRAVQDREFLITAEITPPKGGNASHMLEMALWLKNRVHAANITDGSRAVVRMSSLAASAILYQHDIEPICQMACRDRNVIGLQADLMGAHALGLRNILALTGDPVKAGDHPKARAVFDLESVRLLKLIDKLNKGFDFNDKSLPDGPLELFAGAAVDVQSKSWSGLQSRFERKIEAGAQFFQSQLVTDFECLDKFMQQVASLADKPILAGIFLLKSAKNAVFLNKNVPGVQIPDQIIQRLADAPHPLEEGIKIAAEQIKLAQQLCQGVHIMAIKREDLVPKILDLAGIPPIHN; from the coding sequence ATGACTACTCGTTTACGACGCGCGGTTCAAGACCGAGAATTTTTGATTACAGCCGAGATTACTCCCCCGAAAGGTGGTAATGCCAGTCATATGCTAGAAATGGCCCTCTGGCTAAAAAATCGCGTTCATGCGGCTAATATTACCGATGGCAGTCGCGCCGTAGTGCGAATGTCCTCTCTGGCTGCCTCCGCTATTCTCTATCAACACGACATTGAACCCATCTGTCAAATGGCCTGTCGCGATCGCAATGTGATCGGATTACAAGCAGATCTAATGGGCGCTCATGCTTTGGGATTGAGAAATATACTAGCTTTAACTGGAGATCCGGTCAAAGCAGGAGATCACCCCAAAGCTAGGGCAGTTTTTGACCTAGAATCGGTACGTTTGTTAAAATTAATCGATAAATTAAATAAAGGTTTTGACTTTAACGATAAATCTTTACCTGATGGACCCCTAGAACTTTTTGCCGGGGCTGCCGTCGATGTGCAGTCAAAAAGTTGGTCCGGTCTTCAAAGCCGTTTTGAGCGTAAAATCGAAGCAGGAGCGCAGTTTTTTCAAAGTCAATTAGTTACGGATTTCGAGTGCCTTGATAAGTTCATGCAGCAGGTGGCCTCCCTCGCCGATAAACCGATTCTAGCGGGGATTTTTCTGCTAAAATCGGCTAAAAATGCCGTATTTTTAAATAAAAATGTGCCGGGGGTGCAAATTCCCGACCAGATCATTCAAAGACTCGCTGATGCACCTCATCCCCTCGAAGAAGGTATCAAAATCGCCGCCGAACAAATAAAATTAGCCCAGCAGTTATGTCAAGGTGTCCACATCATGGCGATTAAACGAGAGGATTTAGTCCCGAAAATTCTCGATCTGGCTGGTATCCCGCCAATACATAACTGA